In Ktedonobacterales bacterium, a single window of DNA contains:
- a CDS encoding RidA family protein: MQREQVKTQHAPAAIGPYSQAIKAGGMIFAAGQIPLDPATGQFITGDIQAQTERVLENIRAVLTAAGASFEAVVKTTVFLKSMSDFAAMNEVYARYFTETPPARSTVAVADLPRGALVEIECIALAG, from the coding sequence ATGCAGCGCGAACAGGTGAAAACCCAGCATGCCCCGGCGGCCATCGGCCCCTACAGCCAGGCCATCAAAGCTGGCGGCATGATCTTCGCCGCCGGCCAGATTCCTCTTGACCCCGCAACCGGCCAGTTCATCACCGGAGACATTCAGGCGCAAACCGAGCGCGTCCTTGAAAACATCCGTGCCGTCCTGACCGCTGCGGGCGCTTCGTTTGAGGCGGTTGTCAAAACAACCGTCTTCCTCAAATCAATGAGCGATTTCGCGGCCATGAACGAAGTGTACGCGCGCTATTTCACCGAGACTCCCCCGGCGCGCAGCACCGTAGCCGTCGCCGATTTGCCGCGTGGGGCGCTGGTCGAGATCGAGTGCATCGCCCTCGCAGGCTAG
- a CDS encoding LOG family protein, with protein MAEARAESYIITVFGSSRCPEDSTIYRDAHELGKQLAEADFTVCNGGYDGAMQAVSRGAREAGGHVIGIMVDQLFRASIPNPWLVERIQAETIFARLEALTNRADGFVVVTGGTGTLTELFLVWSLSLLDGPGPRPIILLGENWRPVLESLVANLDVHPKDLAAVQIAATPANAIALLQQRLEHKRIEP; from the coding sequence ATGGCAGAAGCTCGCGCAGAATCGTACATCATCACCGTTTTTGGCAGTTCGCGCTGCCCCGAAGATTCCACCATCTATCGGGACGCGCACGAATTAGGCAAGCAGCTCGCTGAAGCGGACTTCACCGTCTGCAATGGCGGCTACGATGGCGCGATGCAAGCCGTCAGCCGGGGCGCGCGTGAAGCGGGCGGCCATGTCATCGGCATTATGGTTGATCAACTCTTTCGCGCCAGCATCCCGAACCCCTGGCTGGTGGAGCGCATCCAGGCCGAAACCATCTTTGCCCGCCTGGAAGCCCTGACCAACCGCGCCGACGGCTTCGTCGTCGTGACAGGCGGCACTGGCACGCTCACCGAACTCTTCCTCGTCTGGAGCCTCAGCCTCCTCGACGGCCCAGGGCCGCGCCCCATCATTCTGCTGGGCGAAAACTGGCGGCCCGTCCTTGAAAGCCTCGTCGCCAACCTCGACGTTCACCCCAAAGACCTGGCCGCCGTCCAGATAGCCGCCACACCCGCCAACGCCATAGCTCTGCTTCAGCAGAGATTAGAGCATAAAAGAATCGAACCGTGA
- a CDS encoding protein kinase, protein METKRTGRTSLGDGRYELREPIATGGMATVYKAWDTRVERIVAVKILRSLAKTDRRAIERFRREAHAAARLSHPNAVTIYDFLEERGEHYLIMEYVEGVNLKQYLAQKNSLSPQEAVQITGQICSVLQVAHAQGFIHRDIKPQNIMITPDGQAKLTDFGIVRVMEAAGLTNTGIVLGTADYLAPEQARGEPLSPASDLYSLGVVLYEMLAGRPPFVGSSAVQVAMQHANNVPPPPSKYNARIPRALELVVKKALQKEPERRYTSAEAMRKALRESLKKSIEEGITIPGSLLAVDQQPHRRVTAPPGASERPKHTSRPVDASPPPDRSFSPPGSVSPLAGPGARARSSRWTSLVMIIVVIILLVSLALGVYFAFIKSPGHAFIAPAAQASQTQATGRQQIQEPA, encoded by the coding sequence ATGGAAACGAAACGGACAGGTAGGACATCTCTGGGCGATGGCCGCTACGAACTGCGCGAGCCAATTGCCACCGGCGGCATGGCAACCGTCTATAAAGCCTGGGACACGCGGGTTGAGCGCATCGTAGCCGTCAAAATCCTGCGTTCCCTGGCAAAAACTGACCGGCGCGCCATCGAGCGTTTCCGGCGTGAAGCGCATGCCGCTGCCCGCCTCTCCCATCCCAATGCCGTCACCATCTACGATTTTCTGGAGGAGCGCGGCGAACACTACCTGATCATGGAATACGTGGAGGGCGTCAACCTCAAGCAATATCTGGCTCAGAAAAACTCGCTCTCTCCACAAGAGGCGGTCCAGATCACCGGCCAGATTTGTTCGGTCCTTCAAGTGGCCCACGCCCAGGGCTTCATCCACCGTGATATTAAGCCCCAAAACATTATGATCACCCCCGACGGCCAGGCCAAACTGACCGACTTTGGCATCGTGCGCGTGATGGAAGCCGCCGGACTCACCAACACCGGCATCGTCCTGGGTACCGCCGATTACCTCGCGCCAGAGCAGGCGCGCGGCGAGCCGCTCAGCCCCGCAAGCGACCTCTATTCGCTCGGTGTCGTCCTCTACGAAATGCTGGCTGGCCGCCCCCCATTCGTCGGGTCTTCCGCAGTGCAGGTGGCAATGCAGCACGCCAATAACGTCCCGCCGCCGCCATCCAAATATAACGCCCGCATCCCGCGCGCCCTGGAACTGGTGGTGAAAAAAGCCCTTCAGAAAGAGCCGGAACGGCGCTATACCAGCGCCGAGGCGATGCGCAAAGCTCTGCGCGAAAGCCTGAAGAAAAGCATCGAAGAGGGCATCACCATTCCTGGCAGCCTGCTCGCTGTGGATCAACAGCCTCATCGCCGGGTCACAGCGCCCCCTGGCGCCAGCGAGCGCCCAAAGCATACCTCACGCCCGGTAGACGCTTCGCCGCCCCCGGATCGGTCCTTCTCTCCCCCTGGCTCTGTGTCTCCCCTGGCTGGTCCCGGCGCGCGCGCGCGTTCCTCGCGCTGGACCTCACTCGTCATGATCATTGTGGTCATCATCCTGCTGGTGAGCCTGGCGCTGGGTGTCTATTTCGCCTTCATTAAATCGCCTGGTCACGCCTTCATCGCACCAGCGGCGCAGGCAAGCCAGACCCAGGCCACAGGACGCCAGCAGATTCAGGAGCCAGCCTGA
- a CDS encoding PspC domain-containing protein codes for MRSVTQQHLHRSTTNKMVAGVCGGLGEFLGIDATIVRLVVLLLVIPFSILIGLFYVALVLLLPPEKPAPMAG; via the coding sequence ATGCGATCAGTGACTCAACAGCATTTACACCGCAGTACGACGAATAAGATGGTTGCCGGAGTGTGTGGCGGCTTGGGCGAGTTTCTTGGCATTGATGCAACCATCGTGCGGCTCGTCGTACTGCTGTTGGTGATCCCCTTTAGTATTTTGATAGGTCTGTTCTATGTCGCGCTGGTCCTGCTTTTGCCGCCTGAGAAGCCAGCGCCGATGGCTGGCTAG
- a CDS encoding LCP family protein, which translates to MKPEYPPPEGWRNPTPYNWDDPWRRAGQESAVPGEGVWQQAHSAPGQPASPPYSGSAPNEVSAPAAAGNVPAGKRAKRLASHPPTSNGAGPAGPPRPLTPRERLRKRNRRLLWLFIPTAILTVLAAVAGSLVLYFGPLLQLIQTSTNHQVARGGQEQGIDVPRDILSGERVNVLLLGSDNDTQKFGGSGMLGNGVLTQTIIVVSLDPASKTVDLISIPRDSWVNMPGTNRCMKLDEIAGQGDGSDQAIQFERTVVERDYGIPIWRYAWVGLEGFVKVIDTLGGVDVDVLHPIVDDAYPNDVGNSDQFGYKRLYIQSGPQHLNGRAALEYVRSRHSDQSGDFGRSQRQQSVLLALEKKANTGNLVDKIPDLATDLQGNVLTDMTVKEITEVANFAKDIAHQNIKQIVLAPPDYSAGQGTLFRSNGEQTYALLPNWQAVNQTIQSTIHPDPAINQNQPCTVNPVPGQWSGQTTG; encoded by the coding sequence ATGAAACCAGAGTACCCACCCCCTGAAGGGTGGCGAAACCCAACCCCCTATAACTGGGACGACCCCTGGCGTCGAGCAGGCCAGGAGTCTGCTGTACCCGGCGAAGGCGTCTGGCAGCAGGCGCACAGCGCGCCAGGCCAGCCTGCCAGCCCCCCTTACAGCGGGTCGGCGCCCAACGAAGTGAGCGCCCCCGCCGCAGCGGGCAATGTTCCTGCTGGCAAGCGCGCAAAGCGCCTGGCCTCTCATCCTCCCACATCAAACGGTGCCGGTCCCGCCGGGCCGCCGCGCCCACTCACGCCGCGAGAGCGTCTGCGCAAACGCAATCGTCGCCTGCTCTGGCTCTTCATCCCGACAGCCATCCTCACCGTGCTGGCCGCCGTTGCGGGCAGCCTGGTCCTCTATTTCGGCCCGCTGCTGCAACTCATCCAGACCAGCACCAACCATCAGGTTGCTCGCGGCGGCCAGGAGCAAGGCATTGACGTACCCAGGGACATCTTGAGCGGCGAGCGTGTCAACGTCTTGCTGCTGGGCAGCGATAACGATACGCAGAAGTTTGGCGGCAGCGGCATGCTGGGCAACGGCGTCTTGACCCAGACGATTATCGTCGTCTCGCTGGACCCGGCCAGCAAAACCGTTGACCTGATCTCCATTCCCCGCGACTCCTGGGTCAACATGCCAGGGACAAACAGGTGTATGAAGCTGGACGAGATCGCCGGACAGGGCGATGGTTCCGATCAAGCCATTCAGTTTGAGCGCACCGTCGTAGAGCGCGACTATGGCATCCCCATCTGGCGCTACGCCTGGGTTGGGCTGGAAGGCTTCGTCAAAGTCATTGACACGCTGGGCGGCGTGGATGTGGATGTCCTGCACCCCATCGTGGACGACGCCTACCCCAACGATGTCGGCAACAGCGACCAATTTGGCTATAAGCGCCTGTATATCCAGTCAGGGCCGCAGCACCTGAATGGGCGGGCCGCCCTCGAATACGTGCGCTCGCGCCACTCCGACCAGTCCGGCGACTTCGGGCGCTCGCAGCGCCAGCAGTCCGTCTTGCTGGCCCTGGAGAAAAAGGCCAACACCGGCAACCTGGTTGATAAGATTCCCGACCTGGCAACCGACCTTCAGGGCAATGTGCTGACCGACATGACCGTGAAGGAAATCACCGAGGTTGCCAATTTTGCCAAAGACATCGCTCACCAGAACATCAAGCAGATCGTGCTTGCTCCGCCCGATTACAGCGCGGGCCAGGGGACGCTCTTCCGCTCCAATGGTGAGCAGACCTACGCGCTGCTGCCGAACTGGCAGGCGGTCAACCAGACCATCCAATCAACGATCCATCCAGACCCGGCCATCAACCAGAACCAGCCCTGCACAGTCAATCCGGTTCCGGGCCAGTGGTCAGGCCAGACAACGGGGTAA
- the dnaA gene encoding chromosomal replication initiator protein DnaA, with translation MPLNEPPFTDQSGRAVGPLGPSLNPRYTFAGFIVGSSNRLAHAASLAVAEKPGTSYNPLYLYGGVGLGKTHLLHAIGHSALARGLAVLYISSETFTNEIVNAIRYRSTEEFRAKYRSVDVLLVDDIQFIAGKESTEEEFFHTFNSLHESSKQIVICSDRPPKLITHLEERLRSRFEWGLIADIQLPDLELRTAILRAKVDYMQRLVPNEVIDFVARRVDTNIRELEGSLNRVLAYAELHQSALSVETARLALQNLAIDIKGNQPTLPQITRCIADYYHIPEALLRGRQRDRYVVLPRQIAMFLMRQETDASTTDIGNELGGRDHTTIIHGYEKIAQEIKENATLKREIEAIRQMLFNR, from the coding sequence ATGCCATTGAATGAACCGCCTTTTACCGATCAATCAGGGCGCGCTGTAGGCCCACTTGGACCCAGCCTGAACCCGCGCTATACCTTTGCCGGGTTCATTGTGGGCAGCAGCAATCGCCTGGCCCACGCTGCCTCGCTCGCCGTGGCAGAGAAGCCCGGTACGTCCTATAACCCGCTCTATCTCTATGGCGGCGTCGGCCTGGGGAAAACGCACCTGCTCCACGCCATCGGTCACAGCGCCCTGGCGCGTGGGCTGGCCGTGTTGTATATCTCATCAGAGACATTCACCAACGAGATTGTGAACGCCATCCGTTACCGCTCCACCGAAGAGTTCCGCGCGAAATACCGCTCTGTGGATGTCTTGCTGGTGGATGATATTCAATTTATCGCGGGCAAAGAATCAACCGAAGAAGAGTTTTTCCACACCTTTAACAGCCTGCATGAAAGCAGCAAACAAATCGTCATTTGCAGTGATCGCCCGCCCAAATTGATCACCCACCTGGAAGAGCGCCTGCGCTCGCGCTTTGAGTGGGGACTGATCGCCGATATTCAACTGCCCGACCTGGAACTGCGCACCGCCATCTTGCGCGCCAAGGTTGATTACATGCAGCGCCTGGTCCCCAATGAGGTCATTGATTTTGTGGCGCGGCGCGTGGATACCAACATCCGCGAACTCGAAGGCAGCCTGAACCGCGTGCTGGCCTACGCCGAATTGCATCAGAGCGCGCTCTCCGTAGAGACCGCGCGCCTGGCCCTGCAAAACCTGGCGATTGACATCAAAGGCAATCAGCCAACCCTGCCTCAGATCACGCGCTGTATCGCAGACTACTACCACATCCCCGAAGCCCTCTTGCGTGGCAGGCAGCGAGACCGCTATGTCGTCCTGCCGCGCCAGATCGCCATGTTCTTGATGCGCCAGGAAACCGATGCCTCTACCACCGACATCGGCAACGAACTGGGGGGCCGCGATCACACCACCATCATTCACGGCTATGAAAAAATTGCCCAGGAAATCAAGGAAAATGCCACCCTCAAACGCGAAATTGAGGCCATCCGACAGATGCTTTTCAATCGCTAG
- a CDS encoding HD domain-containing protein, whose translation MEREQLLAAARAHVRARLGDDSSGHDWRHVERVVRLARRLAEEEGADVFLCELAALTHDLADWKLNPDEARALEEVRDWLAQHEADAPTIARVMEIITHLSFKGGGQPPMHTLEGQIVQDADRLDAIGAIGIARAFAYGGAKGLLLHDPEARPRGQMTAEEYRGQQAATITHFHEKLLLLKDRMHTATARRLAAHRHAVLEAFLAEFEAEWEGAR comes from the coding sequence GTGGAACGAGAGCAGTTACTTGCAGCGGCGCGGGCGCATGTCCGGGCGCGCCTGGGGGATGATAGCAGTGGACACGATTGGCGCCATGTTGAGCGCGTGGTGCGGCTGGCGCGGCGGCTGGCAGAAGAGGAGGGGGCGGATGTCTTTTTGTGTGAACTGGCGGCGCTGACGCATGATCTGGCCGACTGGAAGCTGAACCCCGATGAGGCGCGGGCGCTGGAAGAGGTGCGCGATTGGCTGGCGCAGCACGAGGCCGATGCGCCGACGATTGCGCGAGTGATGGAGATTATTACCCACCTGTCGTTTAAGGGCGGCGGCCAGCCGCCGATGCACACGTTGGAGGGGCAGATTGTGCAGGATGCTGATCGGCTGGATGCTATCGGGGCCATCGGCATTGCGCGGGCCTTTGCCTATGGCGGCGCGAAGGGTTTGCTGCTGCACGACCCGGAGGCCCGGCCACGCGGCCAGATGACGGCGGAGGAATATCGCGGCCAGCAGGCGGCGACCATCACCCATTTTCATGAAAAGCTGCTCTTACTCAAAGACAGGATGCATACTGCTACAGCGCGGCGGCTGGCGGCGCATCGGCACGCGGTGCTGGAAGCGTTCCTGGCCGAGTTTGAGGCGGAGTGGGAAGGCGCGCGCTGA